A window of the Cystobacter fuscus genome harbors these coding sequences:
- a CDS encoding ABC transporter substrate-binding protein, producing the protein MRHVLMAISVAATLVVPTVSAAETVAISCGTVGKEFELCKQGAEAWAKKSGHEVKLVSGSTDASEQLTVFQQQLSAGSPDIDVFRVDVVWPGILGAHFIDLKKYIPDDVVKQHFPAIVENNTVDGKLVAMPWFTDAGVLYYRKDLLEKYKQKPPTTWQELATTAKLVQDAERKAGNDKMVGFVFQAKAAETLTCNALEWIDSFGGGAIVDKSGKVNIDNPKAAEALKTAASWIGTIAPQGVLNYEEEGARGVFQSGNAVFMRNWPYAWALANSPDSPINGKVGVVALPKGGADGKSTGTLGGWNLSVSKYSKHPEIAADLVKYLASPEEQKRRAILGSFNPTIVSLYKDADVLKANPFFGTLLDTFTNAVARPAKVTGAKYSRVSADFRNTVHSILSGGAAQTEAKVKDLQKKLERIGKNGKW; encoded by the coding sequence ATGCGTCACGTGCTGATGGCGATCAGCGTCGCCGCCACCCTGGTTGTTCCCACCGTCTCCGCCGCGGAGACCGTGGCCATTTCTTGCGGCACCGTGGGCAAGGAATTCGAACTCTGCAAGCAGGGTGCGGAGGCGTGGGCCAAGAAGAGCGGCCACGAGGTGAAACTCGTCAGTGGCTCCACGGATGCCAGCGAGCAGTTGACGGTATTTCAGCAGCAATTGTCCGCGGGCTCCCCGGACATCGACGTCTTCCGGGTGGACGTGGTGTGGCCCGGCATCCTCGGGGCCCACTTCATCGATCTGAAGAAATACATTCCGGACGACGTGGTGAAGCAGCACTTCCCGGCCATCGTGGAGAACAACACGGTGGACGGCAAGCTCGTGGCGATGCCGTGGTTCACCGACGCGGGCGTGCTGTACTACCGCAAGGACTTGCTGGAGAAGTACAAGCAGAAGCCCCCCACCACCTGGCAGGAGCTGGCCACGACGGCCAAGCTGGTGCAGGACGCCGAGCGCAAGGCCGGCAATGACAAGATGGTGGGCTTCGTCTTCCAGGCGAAGGCGGCCGAGACGCTCACCTGCAACGCGCTGGAGTGGATCGACTCCTTCGGGGGCGGGGCCATCGTCGACAAGAGCGGCAAGGTCAACATCGACAACCCGAAGGCGGCCGAGGCGCTGAAGACGGCGGCCTCGTGGATTGGCACCATCGCGCCCCAGGGCGTGCTCAACTACGAGGAGGAGGGCGCGCGCGGCGTCTTCCAGTCGGGCAATGCGGTGTTCATGCGCAACTGGCCCTACGCGTGGGCGCTGGCCAACTCGCCGGACAGCCCCATCAACGGCAAGGTGGGCGTGGTGGCGCTGCCCAAGGGCGGCGCGGACGGCAAGTCCACCGGCACCCTGGGCGGCTGGAACCTGTCGGTGTCGAAGTACTCCAAGCACCCGGAGATCGCCGCGGACCTGGTGAAGTACCTCGCGAGCCCCGAGGAGCAGAAGCGCCGCGCCATCCTCGGCTCCTTCAACCCCACCATCGTCAGCCTCTACAAGGACGCGGACGTGCTGAAGGCCAATCCCTTCTTCGGCACGCTCCTGGACACCTTCACCAACGCGGTCGCGCGGCCGGCGAAGGTGACGGGGGCCAAGTACAGCCGCGTGAGCGCGGACTTCCGCAACACCGTGCACTCCATCCTCTCCGGCGGCGCGGCGCAGACCGAGGCCAAGGTGAAGGATCTGCAGAAGAAGCTCGAGCGCATCGGCAAGAACGGCAAGTGGTGA
- a CDS encoding glycosyl hydrolase family 28-related protein, with product MKRNTCMESNRAPSRMLLMMGLLALCLGSGACSDSTDAAARRGANVPWTEYQAEDGKTNATVLGPNRTRYDQAFIEAEAIGRKAVRLDEAGDYVAITAKNAANSIVVRLSIPDSPGGGGIDSTLGLYVNGRRVKTLGVTSRYSWVYGGETLRTPNTPSAGEPHAFFDETRALIDPIPVGAEVKLQKDAQDTAAFYVIDLIDLEQVAAPLEKPADLVSVTEYGALPDDNVDDGEAIQNAIDAAVGEGKKGLWIPRGTYLVNEVKPGQLGLSLKGIEIRGAGMWYTQLKGAKATFYCWGEGGCRFSDFSILGEVDFRDDDVPNNGFNGGVGKNTLIENVWVEHVKVGFWCGTDADPYGTDGLVVRHSRFRNLYADGINLANGTRNSVVEHCHFRNTGDDAMAMWSNKGAGDPAGHDNVYRYNTVQMPWRANCFAIYGGYNNTIEKSVCEDVLTYSGILVDNEFDAHPFAPTTTLQHISLIRAGGPMFGSNHGALRFYTRQGPVNDITAENIDIIDSTFAGIQFQNHPDSQGSTFSNILLKNVFVTGSRTHGIEVIDAAGGRASFEDVVVKDSGKGALNAPGVPGTFFDKRSGNMGW from the coding sequence ATGAAGCGAAACACTTGCATGGAATCCAACCGCGCGCCCTCGCGCATGCTCTTGATGATGGGGTTGCTGGCGCTTTGCCTGGGGAGTGGCGCGTGCTCCGACTCCACGGATGCGGCTGCCCGCCGGGGCGCCAACGTCCCCTGGACGGAGTACCAGGCGGAGGACGGCAAGACGAACGCGACGGTGCTCGGACCCAACCGGACGCGCTATGACCAGGCGTTCATCGAGGCGGAGGCCATCGGGCGCAAGGCGGTCCGCCTGGACGAGGCCGGCGACTACGTGGCCATCACCGCGAAGAACGCGGCCAATTCCATCGTCGTGCGGCTGTCGATTCCGGATTCACCGGGTGGGGGTGGCATCGACTCGACCCTGGGCCTCTATGTGAATGGCCGGCGCGTCAAGACGCTGGGGGTGACCTCGCGCTACTCGTGGGTCTACGGCGGCGAGACGCTGCGCACCCCCAACACTCCCAGCGCCGGCGAGCCGCATGCCTTCTTCGACGAGACGCGGGCGCTGATCGATCCGATTCCCGTCGGCGCGGAGGTGAAGCTCCAGAAGGACGCCCAGGACACCGCGGCGTTCTACGTCATCGATCTCATCGATCTGGAGCAGGTCGCCGCGCCGCTGGAGAAGCCCGCGGACCTGGTGTCCGTCACCGAGTACGGCGCGCTTCCGGACGACAACGTGGACGACGGCGAGGCGATCCAGAACGCCATCGACGCGGCCGTCGGAGAAGGGAAGAAGGGGCTGTGGATTCCCCGGGGCACCTACCTCGTCAACGAGGTGAAGCCGGGCCAACTGGGCCTGTCGCTCAAGGGCATCGAAATCCGGGGCGCGGGCATGTGGTACACCCAGCTCAAGGGCGCCAAGGCCACCTTCTATTGCTGGGGGGAGGGCGGCTGCCGCTTCTCCGACTTCTCCATCCTCGGCGAGGTCGACTTCCGCGACGACGACGTCCCGAACAACGGCTTCAACGGTGGAGTGGGCAAGAACACGCTCATCGAGAACGTCTGGGTGGAGCACGTCAAGGTGGGCTTCTGGTGCGGCACGGACGCGGACCCCTACGGCACGGATGGCCTGGTGGTGCGCCACTCGCGCTTCCGCAATCTCTACGCGGACGGCATCAACCTGGCCAACGGGACGCGCAACTCCGTGGTCGAGCACTGCCACTTCCGCAACACGGGGGACGATGCCATGGCCATGTGGTCCAACAAGGGGGCAGGCGATCCCGCGGGCCATGACAACGTCTACCGCTACAACACGGTGCAGATGCCCTGGCGGGCCAACTGCTTCGCCATCTACGGGGGCTACAACAACACCATCGAGAAGAGCGTGTGCGAGGACGTGCTGACCTACTCGGGCATCCTCGTCGACAACGAGTTCGACGCGCACCCGTTCGCCCCGACGACGACCCTCCAGCACATCTCCCTCATCCGCGCGGGCGGCCCCATGTTTGGCTCGAACCACGGCGCGCTCCGGTTCTACACGCGCCAGGGCCCCGTCAATGACATCACCGCGGAGAACATCGACATCATCGACTCGACGTTCGCGGGCATCCAGTTCCAGAACCACCCGGACAGCCAGGGCTCCACGTTCTCCAACATCCTGCTCAAGAACGTCTTCGTCACGGGCTCGCGCACCCACGGCATCGAGGTCATCGACGCGGCGGGGGGACGGGCGAGCTTCGAGGACGTGGTGGTGAAGGACTCCGGGAAGGGCGCCCTCAACGCCCCGGGCGTGCCGGGAACCTTCTTCGACAAGCGCTCGGGCAACATGGGCTGGTAG
- a CDS encoding TetR/AcrR family transcriptional regulator: MEVFWERGYEGTSIADLTEAMGITAPSLYGAFTSKAELYREALELYQRTHGSVGVSALVEEPTARGFMARVLEEAAHAFVDPRHPPGCMVSTAVLNCATENQQVARHVAGMRDASLERLQARFQRAITEGELPSTTDAEGLARFYGAVIQGMSVQARDGASEEALRKIAALSLAGFPRS; the protein is encoded by the coding sequence ATGGAGGTGTTCTGGGAGCGGGGCTACGAGGGCACGTCCATCGCGGATCTCACCGAGGCGATGGGCATCACGGCCCCCAGCCTGTATGGGGCCTTCACCTCCAAGGCGGAGCTGTACCGGGAGGCCCTGGAGCTCTATCAGCGGACGCACGGGTCGGTGGGCGTGTCTGCCCTGGTGGAGGAGCCGACGGCTCGGGGCTTCATGGCCCGCGTGTTGGAGGAGGCCGCGCATGCATTCGTCGACCCCCGGCATCCACCCGGGTGCATGGTCTCGACGGCGGTGCTCAACTGCGCGACGGAGAACCAGCAGGTGGCCCGGCATGTGGCGGGCATGCGCGATGCCTCGTTGGAGCGGCTCCAGGCCCGGTTCCAGCGGGCCATCACCGAGGGCGAGCTGCCCTCCACCACGGATGCCGAGGGCCTCGCCCGGTTCTATGGCGCCGTCATCCAGGGCATGTCCGTGCAGGCCCGGGATGGAGCGAGCGAGGAGGCGCTGCGGAAGATCGCCGCGCTCTCACTGGCAGGCTTCCCTCGGAGTTGA
- a CDS encoding serine hydrolase domain-containing protein, whose translation MRTKVGSSFTAVMLGLLLSGLAAAEERAVSARLDAVIDQALADKRVVGTVVLVARDGQLIYHRAAGEADREAHTPMREDAVFRLASMSKPLVSAAALALVDQGKLGLEDPVTRWLPDFRPRLADGREAVITVRQLLTHTAGLTYGFLEPEDGPYHRAGVSDGMDAPGLALEENLRRIASVPLSYEPGTRWGYSVSIDVLGAVVARAGGAPLPKVVERLVSRPLGLRDTGFTVKEPKRLATPYTDGKPEPVRMGELHVVPWGASGVRFVPGRVLNTRSFPSGGAGMVGTARDFLKFLEAVRAGGAPVLKPATASLVSTGQIGALEMPNNPGWTFGFGASVLVDPAKAGTPQSVGTWQWGGAYGHSWFVDPKQRLSVVVLTNTTPEGMAGAFSTAIRDALYAGPPEKDAAQAPTGTTPAR comes from the coding sequence ATGCGCACGAAGGTTGGAAGCTCATTCACCGCCGTCATGCTGGGGCTCCTGCTGAGCGGACTGGCCGCCGCCGAGGAGCGGGCGGTGTCGGCACGGTTGGACGCGGTCATTGATCAAGCGCTGGCCGACAAGCGGGTGGTCGGCACGGTGGTGCTGGTGGCTCGGGATGGGCAGCTCATCTACCACCGGGCCGCGGGAGAAGCGGATCGCGAGGCGCATACCCCCATGCGCGAGGACGCCGTCTTCCGGCTCGCCTCGATGAGCAAGCCCCTGGTGTCCGCGGCCGCGTTGGCGCTCGTGGACCAGGGCAAGCTGGGGCTGGAGGATCCCGTGACGCGGTGGCTGCCCGACTTCCGGCCACGGCTCGCGGATGGACGCGAGGCCGTCATCACGGTGCGTCAGTTGCTGACGCATACCGCGGGACTCACCTACGGCTTCCTGGAGCCGGAGGACGGCCCCTATCACCGCGCGGGCGTCTCGGACGGAATGGATGCGCCCGGACTGGCCCTGGAGGAGAACCTGCGCCGCATCGCCTCGGTGCCCCTGTCGTACGAGCCCGGAACGCGCTGGGGTTACTCCGTGTCCATCGACGTGCTGGGCGCGGTGGTGGCTCGCGCGGGAGGCGCCCCGCTGCCCAAGGTCGTCGAGCGGCTCGTCTCCCGTCCGCTGGGCCTGCGTGACACCGGCTTCACGGTGAAGGAGCCCAAGCGGCTCGCCACCCCCTACACGGACGGCAAGCCCGAGCCCGTGCGCATGGGTGAACTCCACGTCGTGCCCTGGGGCGCCAGTGGCGTGCGCTTCGTTCCCGGGCGCGTGCTCAACACCCGCTCGTTTCCCTCGGGAGGCGCCGGCATGGTGGGCACGGCGAGGGACTTCCTGAAGTTCCTGGAGGCGGTGCGCGCGGGCGGCGCGCCGGTGCTGAAGCCCGCGACGGCCTCCCTGGTGTCGACCGGTCAGATCGGCGCGCTGGAGATGCCCAACAACCCGGGGTGGACGTTCGGCTTCGGCGCCTCGGTGCTCGTGGATCCCGCCAAGGCGGGCACGCCCCAGTCCGTGGGCACCTGGCAGTGGGGAGGCGCCTACGGGCATAGCTGGTTCGTCGATCCGAAACAGCGCCTGAGCGTCGTCGTGCTGACGAACACGACCCCCGAGGGCATGGCCGGGGCGTTCTCGACCGCCATCCGGGATGCGCTCTACGCGGGGCCGCCGGAGAAGGACGCCGCCCAGGCGCCCACGGGAACGACCCCCGCCCGGTGA
- a CDS encoding family 3 adenylate cyclase, which translates to MARRTKGQYSPSLFDVAQDIIGGLPIKLIEQWLGSEQTHADALRLLQSFQVGGYNVVSDSAGLTRLSRQRGLIEILALIDQPKQLVHGLGTALGGRGVGIWAADNTQMFYPPSVRAESLVSMLLTVQDEVQRGCQIRIGLGAHFGEFYDLSGGLYGAQSDAIEELAENHTEGGEIVISQALRELLPEGHAFTLEPKDAPPSLLGPCWGVVDGPRLTDLRRSSEPYPIPYSQAFHAELLAYQARLADVAFGKHLADKYLQHKTVVLIEREARQAETPELALFDNLSLSARMKDMGLRHLSSHQGEEVKVVGPLGIYVFDAIPAALGFAQLFRRELAREDISCRIGIDVGPVLLFDLPSGGRDIAGMPVNIASKLAQDLGRSGGLYLSEDLARHVDPRGFTERRATVSGVALTFLEG; encoded by the coding sequence ATGGCCAGACGCACCAAGGGGCAGTACTCCCCCTCGCTCTTCGATGTCGCGCAGGACATCATCGGGGGCCTGCCCATCAAGCTCATCGAGCAGTGGCTGGGCAGCGAGCAGACCCACGCGGACGCACTGCGCCTGCTCCAGTCCTTCCAGGTCGGGGGCTACAACGTCGTCTCGGACTCGGCGGGACTGACGCGCCTGTCCCGGCAGCGGGGACTCATCGAGATCCTGGCGCTCATCGATCAGCCCAAGCAGCTCGTCCATGGGCTGGGGACCGCGCTGGGAGGGCGGGGCGTGGGCATCTGGGCGGCCGACAATACCCAGATGTTCTACCCGCCCTCGGTGCGCGCCGAGTCGCTCGTGTCCATGCTGTTGACGGTCCAGGACGAGGTCCAGCGCGGCTGTCAGATCCGCATCGGCCTGGGCGCGCACTTCGGCGAGTTCTACGATCTCAGCGGAGGCCTGTACGGCGCGCAGTCCGACGCCATCGAGGAGCTGGCCGAGAACCACACCGAGGGTGGGGAGATCGTCATCTCCCAGGCCCTGCGCGAGCTGCTGCCGGAGGGGCACGCCTTCACCCTGGAACCCAAGGACGCGCCGCCCTCGCTGCTCGGCCCATGCTGGGGGGTGGTGGATGGGCCCCGGTTGACGGACCTCCGGCGCTCGAGCGAGCCCTATCCCATCCCGTATTCCCAGGCCTTCCACGCGGAGCTGCTCGCCTACCAGGCACGCCTGGCGGACGTGGCCTTCGGCAAGCACCTGGCCGACAAGTACCTCCAGCACAAGACGGTCGTGCTCATCGAGCGCGAGGCCAGGCAGGCGGAAACACCCGAGCTGGCCCTGTTCGACAACCTCTCGCTGTCCGCGAGGATGAAGGACATGGGCCTGCGGCACCTCTCCTCCCATCAGGGCGAGGAGGTGAAGGTGGTGGGGCCCCTGGGCATCTACGTGTTCGACGCCATCCCCGCGGCGCTCGGCTTCGCCCAGCTCTTCCGCCGCGAGCTCGCGCGCGAGGACATCTCCTGCCGCATCGGCATCGACGTGGGCCCGGTCCTCCTGTTCGATCTGCCCTCGGGAGGCCGGGACATCGCGGGCATGCCGGTGAACATCGCCTCGAAGCTGGCGCAGGACCTGGGCCGCTCGGGCGGACTGTACCTGAGCGAGGACCTGGCGCGGCACGTGGACCCGCGGGGCTTCACCGAGCGGCGCGCCACCGTCTCCGGCGTGGCGCTCACCTTCCTCGAGGGCTGA
- a CDS encoding DUF2380 domain-containing protein: protein MVLNSSERATRQSALATQLAFRRALLDVSGSTRRLSAEFSRLQARGRNIGGNGVFVRYVDDGVRQLRWMDAQLAATTRLATSASQVEDPDMQLALLRLAGPRLEATLLGSLLLSVWLDLLHLADTVCTQHFYSVERMFADLGRWQQRLEPAMTALSSLEPEQVEAAARDVPVLVGHLSGEFSATLQSARKGAENVAKVVVFKESIEALTLLSSLKFSLPSVPPSAPALLGMSLVVGGDGVMVGTRIVASAEWVEMMRHLVRTGVLSLPVVSAAVRIQAGQVLLAQAHGELPKGVREALGDGPEVRGMRVTGRAGAGMNEPPRHHVLPKEFRAWFEKRGFTGEMDIDQFCVEMERAHHEAIHGGGNWKLGRQWPGEWNRMIMKALQDAEFRLGRLLTRNEVLDIVAERMKVYKLPMNFTRWGGR, encoded by the coding sequence GTGGTCCTGAACAGTTCCGAGAGGGCCACGCGGCAGAGCGCCCTCGCCACCCAGTTGGCCTTTCGCCGTGCCCTTCTCGACGTGTCGGGCTCCACCCGCCGCCTCTCCGCCGAGTTCTCCAGACTCCAGGCCCGTGGGCGGAACATTGGCGGCAACGGCGTCTTCGTCCGCTACGTGGATGACGGCGTCCGGCAACTGCGGTGGATGGACGCCCAGCTCGCCGCCACCACCCGGCTCGCCACCTCCGCCTCGCAGGTGGAGGACCCGGACATGCAACTCGCCCTGCTGCGCCTGGCCGGCCCACGGCTCGAGGCCACCCTGCTCGGCTCGCTCCTGCTCTCCGTCTGGCTCGACCTGCTCCACCTCGCCGACACCGTGTGCACCCAGCACTTCTACAGCGTGGAGCGCATGTTCGCGGACCTGGGGCGCTGGCAGCAGCGGCTCGAGCCCGCCATGACAGCGCTCTCCTCCCTGGAGCCCGAGCAGGTGGAGGCCGCGGCGCGAGACGTCCCCGTACTGGTCGGCCACCTCTCGGGCGAGTTCTCGGCCACCCTCCAGAGCGCGCGCAAGGGGGCGGAGAACGTCGCGAAGGTAGTGGTGTTCAAGGAGTCCATCGAGGCACTGACCCTGCTCTCGTCGTTGAAGTTCTCCCTGCCCTCGGTGCCCCCGTCCGCTCCCGCCCTGCTCGGCATGAGCCTGGTGGTGGGAGGCGACGGGGTGATGGTGGGCACGCGCATTGTGGCTTCCGCCGAGTGGGTGGAGATGATGCGCCACCTGGTACGGACGGGCGTCCTCTCCCTGCCCGTCGTCAGTGCCGCCGTGCGGATTCAGGCGGGCCAGGTGCTGCTGGCGCAGGCGCATGGCGAGCTGCCCAAGGGCGTACGAGAGGCCCTCGGCGACGGGCCCGAGGTGAGGGGCATGCGCGTGACGGGCAGAGCGGGGGCTGGCATGAACGAGCCCCCGCGACACCACGTCCTGCCCAAGGAGTTCCGCGCGTGGTTCGAGAAGCGCGGCTTCACCGGCGAGATGGACATCGACCAGTTCTGCGTGGAGATGGAGCGAGCGCACCACGAGGCCATCCACGGCGGTGGGAATTGGAAGCTGGGCCGCCAATGGCCCGGTGAATGGAACCGGATGATCATGAAGGCGCTGCAGGACGCTGAGTTCAGGCTAGGCCGACTGTTGACACGGAACGAGGTGCTGGACATCGTCGCGGAGCGTATGAAGGTGTACAAGCTCCCGATGAATTTCACGCGCTGGGGTGGACGATGA
- a CDS encoding NUDIX hydrolase — MSKDRSWEGNWKVRLYERVRELGYDSLTAFADARPTASLVALAEELGPDDVAGVQVFSGLVAEAERNHQVTRLVRGQLVRELCACLPNGWPAVLDDANRFKVAKALGLWSSFTPTTHEERVRRAGDALLATPPSPGWRPLGPDDELLRTLLPDEEA, encoded by the coding sequence ATGAGCAAGGATCGCTCCTGGGAGGGCAATTGGAAAGTTCGCTTGTACGAGCGGGTTCGCGAACTTGGTTACGATTCGCTCACCGCCTTCGCTGATGCGCGCCCTACCGCTTCGCTGGTGGCGTTGGCTGAGGAGCTTGGTCCGGACGATGTCGCCGGCGTGCAGGTGTTCAGCGGACTGGTGGCCGAAGCGGAGCGGAACCATCAGGTCACACGCCTTGTACGCGGACAACTCGTGCGGGAACTGTGCGCGTGTCTCCCAAATGGCTGGCCGGCCGTGCTCGACGACGCCAACCGTTTCAAGGTCGCCAAGGCACTCGGATTGTGGAGTTCCTTTACCCCAACAACCCACGAGGAACGCGTAAGGAGGGCCGGCGACGCGCTCCTCGCAACACCACCTTCTCCAGGCTGGCGCCCGCTCGGTCCTGACGACGAACTGCTGCGCACGCTCCTGCCCGATGAGGAAGCCTGA
- a CDS encoding NUDIX hydrolase, with the protein MSDGRAWQGNVKARLHERVRERGYASLTAFAEARPAVPLYLLAKELGKDDVAAVQVLSGLLAEAEQRKQVTRFVRDVLVRELSDSLPNGWPAILDDENRGEVAMALGTWTAYTPTTHEERVRRAGDALLATPPPPGWRPLGPDDELLRTLLPDEEA; encoded by the coding sequence ATGAGCGACGGACGTGCCTGGCAGGGCAACGTGAAAGCGCGCCTGCATGAGCGGGTGCGCGAACGTGGTTACGCTTCGCTCACCGCCTTCGCAGAAGCGCGCCCTGCCGTCCCCCTGTATTTGCTGGCCAAGGAACTGGGCAAGGACGACGTTGCCGCCGTGCAGGTGTTGAGCGGGTTGCTCGCTGAGGCCGAACAGCGCAAGCAGGTCACGCGCTTTGTGCGCGACGTGCTTGTTCGCGAACTGTCCGATAGTCTCCCCAACGGCTGGCCGGCTATCCTGGACGATGAAAACCGTGGAGAAGTTGCCATGGCGCTCGGCACGTGGACTGCCTATACCCCAACAACCCATGAGGAGCGCGTTAGGAGGGCCGGCGACGCGCTCCTCGCAACACCGCCGCCGCCTGGGTGGCGCCCGCTCGGCCCTGACGACGAGTTGCTGCGCACGCTCCTGCCCGACGAGGAAGCCTGA
- a CDS encoding NUDIX hydrolase yields the protein MGEERSWEGNWRVRLYERIRERGYDSLTAFAEARPTASLMALADELGENDIAAVQVFSGLVAEAERSCKVTRLVRGQLVRELSQHLPNGWPVVLDDATRFDLAHALARWTTYTPETHKERVKQARAALRASPPPPGWHPLGPDDELLRTLLPDEEA from the coding sequence ATGGGCGAGGAGCGTTCCTGGGAAGGCAACTGGAGGGTCCGCCTGTATGAGCGGATCCGTGAGCGCGGCTACGATTCGCTCACCGCCTTCGCCGAGGCGCGTCCCACCGCTTCGTTGATGGCACTGGCGGACGAGCTTGGCGAGAATGACATCGCGGCAGTGCAGGTGTTCAGCGGGTTGGTCGCCGAAGCGGAGCGAAGCTGCAAGGTCACGCGTTTGGTGCGCGGGCAACTCGTGCGCGAACTGTCTCAGCATCTCCCAAACGGCTGGCCGGTCGTGCTGGACGATGCGACTCGCTTCGATCTCGCGCATGCACTCGCCCGTTGGACGACATACACGCCAGAAACGCATAAGGAACGTGTCAAGCAGGCCAGGGCAGCGCTCCGCGCCTCGCCACCGCCGCCCGGGTGGCACCCGCTCGGCCCTGACGACGAGTTGCTGCGCACGCTCCTACCCGACGAGGAAGCCTGA
- a CDS encoding NUDIX hydrolase, with protein sequence MSRDHSWRGNWKGRMYERVRERGYDSLTAFANARPTASLVALAEELGEDDVAGMQVLSELLAEAEQRKRIARFVRDMLVRELSECLPNGWPAVLDDASRFKVAKALGSWIADTPETHKERVRQVRTALLATPPPPGWHPLGPDDELLLTLLPDKEV encoded by the coding sequence ATGAGCCGGGACCATTCCTGGAGGGGGAATTGGAAGGGCCGCATGTACGAGCGAGTCCGTGAGCGCGGCTACGATTCGCTCACCGCCTTCGCGAACGCACGCCCTACAGCCTCGCTGGTGGCGCTGGCTGAGGAGCTTGGCGAGGACGATGTCGCCGGGATGCAGGTGTTGAGCGAGTTGCTCGCCGAGGCGGAACAGCGTAAGCGGATCGCACGCTTTGTGCGCGATATGCTTGTACGCGAATTGTCCGAGTGTCTTCCCAACGGCTGGCCAGCTGTGCTGGATGACGCCAGCCGCTTCAAGGTTGCCAAGGCGCTCGGCTCGTGGATTGCCGATACCCCAGAAACTCATAAGGAGCGTGTCAGGCAGGTCAGAACAGCCCTCCTCGCCACGCCACCGCCCCCAGGCTGGCACCCCCTCGGGCCCGACGA